Below is a window of Candidatus Tumulicola sp. DNA.
GCGCGTTGTTGGTCGATCCGGCCGCGATGCTGCTGACGTTGGTGCCGTGGCCGTCGTTGTCTTGCGCGGTGGCGAGCAGGTCTTGGACGCCGGTTCCGAGATCGAACACCGCGCTGTTCACGACCTTGGCGCACAAGTCCGCGTTGTTGGCGTCATAGCCCGTGTCGATCATGGCGATGATCACGGACGACGAGCCTGTCGTGATATCCCAAGCGGCGGGCATGTTGGTGATCCACATGTCCTGCTGCACGTGCGTCGTCTGCGGACCCGTGAGCATCTGACTTGCTGTGCCGAAGCCCGGATCGTTGGGGATCGTCGTCTGGAGATAGCGCGGCACGACCGGCGCCGCGTCGACGATGCCCGGAGTTCCGCGCAGAGCGGCGGCCGCCGAAGCGGCGTCGCGGCCCTGCGGCAGATCGATGACGGCCCAGCCTTGCGGATTGACCGGCGCGGACTGCTTGCCGCCGATGCGACCAAGCGCAGCGGTCACAGCGGGTTCTTGGCCCGTTCCCGAATATTTGACTGACACGCGCGCGAGCGGCATGCTCGGTTGCTGCTGGCCGCGGTTCACCGGGCGCACGAACGGCGTGTCGGGCACGCCCGCGGTGATGCTCGATGCCCCGCTATTGCATCCGGCGATACCCGCTGGTGTCGGCGTCGGGGTGGGGCCCCCGCCGCCGCCGGTGCCGCCGCCGCCGCCGCTGCACGCGGCGAGCGCCAAAGCGGCGATGATCGAAAGCGCCTTGAGGCGCGGAGCAAGATTGCGAAGCTTCATTAAGGCAAGGCCTCCAAATTGGGTTAGGTGAGCGCCCCAGGCTCAAACGGAGGGTTCCGTTTGCGGCGGCCGGCGTCCCGCCGCGTTCCCGAATCATTCATCTATATATAACGACATAATGGCGCACAAAGTGCAGTGCCCGCCGGAGGTCCCGCTCGTCACGGACATAATTGACCGCGCATGGCGGTATCCCGGCGCACCGACGACCTGAGCATCCTTAATGCCATCGCGGAGGAGCTCAATCGCACGGTGGATGTCGACGAAGCGCTCGATCGCACGCTCGCCCTCGTCACCAAACTGCTGCGCCTTTCGACCGGCTGGATCTGGCTCCTCGACCCGGAGACCGCGCATTTCTACAAAGCGGCGGCGCACAATCTGCCGCCGTACTTGCAAGATCCGGTGCGCATGGCGGGCAGCTGGTGCACCTGCACCGAGGAGTTCGGTGAAGGCCATCTCGCCGCGAAGAACATCGACGTGATCGAGTGCAGCCGTCTCAAGCCCGCGGTGGAGAAAAATCTGACGGACCTGACGCAGGGCTTGCGCTTTCATGCGAGCATCCCGTTGTATTTCCAAGACAAGCCGCTGGGCATCATGAACCTCACCGGTCCGAAGTGGCGGCGCCTCACCAAAGACGAACTGCGCCTGCTGTCGATGATCGGCTATCAGATCGGCATCACGGTCGAACGCGCGCGGTTGGCGGAAGAAAGCGCGCGCCTGGCGCGGGCCGAGGAGCGCACGCGCATCGCGCGCGAGATCCACGACACCCTCGCGCAGGGTCTGACGGCGATCGCGCTGCAGATCGAGGCGGCGCTGCAGCGGATCGATGGCTCGGCGGTCGAGGCGCGAGCGCGTTTGGAGCGCGCGCTCGACGTCGCACGCGAAAATCTCGAAGACGCGCGCCGCTCGGTGCTGGCGTTGCGCTCGTCGCCGCCGCGCGGCCCGCTCGGCGAGGCGCTGACGGCATTGGCGCGGGGCTTCACGTCCGAAACGGGCGTGCGCGTGCGCGTGCGCCGGAGCGCCGGCGATCTCGCGCTGCCGCCGTCGTTCGAAGATGAATTGTTCCGCATCGCTCAGGAGTCGCTGGCCAACGTCCGCAAACACGCCGGCGCCACCGAGGTCGTGATGACCCTGCACGCGCGCGCGCGCGCGGTCCGCCTCACGGTCGCCGATAACGGCCGCGGTTTTCGGATGTCCAAGACGAGCGGCGCCGGCGAAAGCGGGCAAGGCATCCTCGGCATGCGCGAGCGCGCGCGCTTGCTCGGGGGCGATCTTCGCATCAGCAGCATACCCGGGCGCGGCACCACGGTGACGGCGAGCGCCAAAGTGCCCGCGGTTGGTGCGCGCTCGTGATCACGATCGTGTTGGTGGACGACCATCCGGTGGTGCGTGAAGGCCTGAGCGCAGTGTTGGAGCAGGAGGCGGATTTTCGCGTGGTGGGCGCTGTGTCGAGCGGCGAGGAACTGCTCCGCGTTTTGGAACGCCAGCAGCCGGATGTGATCTTGCTCGATCTCGAATTGCCCGGCATGAGCGGAGTGGAAGCCCTTGGGCGTCTGGGCCGCTCATCCGCGGCGCGCGTCATCGTCTTCACCGCGTATGGAACCGACGACAAGATCATCCCCGCGATCCGCGCCGGCGCCAAAGGCTATCTGCTCAAGGGCGCTCCGGCGCAAGAGATCGTGAAGGCCGTGCGCGCCGTGCACGAGGGCGGCACGCATCTCGCGCCGCACGTCGCAGCCAGACTGATGGCCGAGATCACGCAGCCCAAGAGCGCCGGCGCGTTGAGTCCTCGAGAAGTCGAAGTGATCCGCCTCGTGAGCGATGGGCGCAGCAACAAGCAGATCGCGAGCGAGTTGGGCATCACGGAACGCACGGTCAAGTACCACGTGAGTTCGGTGATGAGCAAACTGGGCGCGGACAATCGCGCTCAGGCGGTGGCGCTGGCCTCGCAGCGCGGCCTGTTGTAAATTCTCCGAGCTCGCTGCGCTCGCTCGGAACACTACATTCACGTTCGTCCCCCATATCCACGTTCGTCCCCGTCCCTTCGGACAGGTGAGGCCCGACCGCAAGCACGGTGTGCCTGTCCCCCGGCGCGCCGCATACTGTAGGCATGGACATTCGAAATAGGGTCGTCCTGGTCACCGGCGCTTCCCGGGGCCTGGGCTTCGAGACGGCGCGTCTGCTCGCCCGGCGCGGCGCGCCCCTTGCCATCGTCGCGCGCGACCCGGTTCAGTTGGAAGTGGCTGCGAACCAGCTTCGCACGTCAACGGAGGTTCTCGCGATCGCGGCCGACGTCTCCGAAAGGGCCGAAGACATCGTCGAGCAGACGTTGCGCCGCTTTGGCCGCTTGGACATCGTGATCAACAACGCGTCCGAGTTGGGCCCCAGCCCGATGCCCAAACTCGAAGATCTGGATTGGGCCGACTTCGCGCGCATCATGCGCGTCAACGTCATCGCCCCGCTGCACCTCATCCAGCTCGCGTTGCCTGCGCTGCGCGCGGCGGGGACCGGCGTCATCGTGAACATCACGTCGGATGCCGGCGTGAACGCCTATCCCGGTTGGGGCGGCTACGGTTCCAGTAAGGCGGCGCTCGAGCACGTCTCGCGCGTTTTGGCCGCGGAGATCGAAGGCAGCGGGATTCGCGTGTACGTCGTGGATCCGGGCGACATGAATACCAAGATGCATGAGGACGCCGAACCCGGCGTCGACTTGAGCCATTTGCCGAACCCAAGCTTGGTGGCTCCGGCGCTCCTTGAGATCATCGAGCGGGAGACCGCACCATTCGGCAGGTTCGAAGCGCAGAAACTCGTCGTGGCGCCGTGATAGACGTTAACAACGGTCTTGCGTTTGAATTCACGCTGCCGCCGGAGTTGGAGGCGAGCGAGCCGCCGGAAGCGCGCGGCATCGCGCGCGATCAGGTCCGCATGCTCGTGAGCCGGCTCGACCGCGGCGAGATCGTGCACGGACGCTTCCCGCAACTGCCGCTCTTCTTGCGCGCGGGCGACCTGCTTGTCGTCAACGAATCGGCGACGATCCCCGCGGCCTTGAGCGCGCGGTCTTCGGACGGCGCAACATTTGCGTTGCACGTCTCCACAAAGCTGCCCGGTGGGTTGTGGGTTGTCGAGCCGCGCGAGACGAGCGTGCAGCCTGGCGAAGCGTTCGCGTTGTTGGGCGGGGGACTCGCGCAGCTGCTCGCGCCGCACCAGGATTCCCGGCGCTTATGGATCGCGCGATTGGAGTTTCCCGGGGCCAAAGCCCCGGCACTACATGATCCTTACGAGTACTTCGCGCAATGGGGCAAGCCGATCAAATACAAATACGTTCGCGGCGAATGGCCCATCGACGCGTATCAGACGATGTTCGCGGCGACCCCCGGATCGGCGGAGATGCCTTCCGCAGCCCGGCCGTTCACGCCCGAGATCGTGCGCGCGGTGCGCGAGCGCGGCGTGGAGATCGCGCCGATCCTTCTGCACACCGGCGTCGCCAGCCCCGAGCGCGATGAAGTTCCCGGCGAAGAATATTTCAGCGTCTCCGCGGAGACGGCGCAAGCGGTGCGCCGCGCGAAAGCGGACGGCGGCCGCGTAGTCGCGGTGGGCACGACCGTGGTGCGAGCGCTCGAGAGCGCGCTCGACGGCTCCGGCCGGAGCATCGCCGCGCAAGGCTGGACCGACCTGGTCATCACGGCGCAACGCGGCCTTCGCGTGGTCGACGGTCTACTGACCGGCTTCCACGAGCCGCGCTCCACGCACTTAGCGATGCTCGAAGCGGTCGCCGGCGCGGACACCATCGCTCGCGCCTATCGAGCGGCGCTCGAGGCCCGCTACTTGTGGCACGAGTTCGGGGACGTCCACCTGCTCATTTGAGGCTCTAGCGCCCCGAGAGAATGTAGCTCACTATCGCGGCGGACTGCTTCTTGACGGGCTCCCAGTCTCCGGCGTTAAGACCCGCTAGGTGCTGGCGCATTGCCGCCATCTTCGGCATGGTCGCATCGAGCGCCGAGTCCTGTGCGATCGTCCCCCGGAAAAAAGAATCAACCCTGGTGTCTTTGGTGAGAGCGGCGTTATAGCCGGCTTCCTCCGCGTACAGGCCGATGAGGAAAGCGCCTGTTTGGCTTGCAGAAAGCTGATTCGCCACGCTCTGCATCGCTTGAACGAACGCCTGACTGCTCCGTTGCCGGTCGAATGAAGCATCGACGACGAGCAGGCTTCGCTGCTGTTTGAGGAAGGTTCGCGCGTTCTCGGTCGGGAGCATTTCCTCGAAATGCGAAAACCAGTCGTCGATGAAATGCTGCGCATCGGGTTCGGCGAGTGCACGCTGGTCGTCCAGGAACTCGGTCATGCGGCCGGCTCCGATTCCCGCCTGCGCGAACCCGACGAGGTCGCTTGAGTATTTGATGGGCTTTGTCAGCACGCTCCCGGTGAGCCCGACGACGCCTTCGGGACGCATACTTGTGGCGTATGCTGACCGGTCCTGAGCCAGCAAAGCGACAAGTGCGTGCCGGTTCTTGTATGGGTCCGAGACGCCAGGTGCTTGCAGCAGATCTCGGTGAGTCGCGTCGGCGAACATGGACTTCCATCTCGGACCGGCGAGCCCACCGTCCATCGCGACCATGAGCATGGCGGACAATATCTGCGTTGCGATTGAAGGATCGACGGCGGCGAGATTATCGAGCGCGCGTCGATAGCGTTCGTTCAGCCATACGTTGTAGACTGATTCACCGTTCGGCATCTTCTTGAGTCCAACGTAGTGCGCGATGGGATCCCACGCGGGCATCTCTCCGGCCGGCGTCAACTCCGTGTACATCGTGAAGTTGTGATCGGTGGCTATCCGCTGATAGCTTCTGATAGCCTCACGCGCTTCCGCCGGCGTATAATGGTAACCGTTCGAGGTCTCGATGACGGACGGAGATGCGTCGACGACTGCGATGCCGGAGGAGAGCAGGACTAGCGCGACAACAAGCGCTCCCATATCCGGTCTTTTCCCTGCGCCCGGGAATGGGGCCTGTTCAAGAGGCGCGAGAACGGTTTAGCCTGTTGCAACGGCGAATCTCGCGGCATGATCTTAGAGACCAAGCGACTTTTGCTGCGCCCTTTTACGGCCGATGACTTCGAAGCGTACTACGAGCAGATCTACGGCGATGCCGAAGTCAATCGTTTCTTGCCGACGGGCACGGCCGTGCCGCGCGACCAAGCGCACGAGCGATTTTTCACCCGCTTTCTCGGTCCGATCCCGGAGCCCGAGGGTTTGTGGGCGGTGATCGACCGCGACGCTCAGCGGCTCATCGGACACGCCGGCATCAAGGCCCTACCGGAATCGGAGTTCATCGAAGTATTCTATGCGCTCGGCAAGGCTTGGTGGGGAAAAGGCCTGGCGACGGAAGCGGCGCGCGCCTGCCTCGGCTATGGCTTCAACGAGAAGGAGCTTGGCATGATCGTCGGCATCGCGCTGCCGGCCAATATAGGCTCGCGCCGCGTGCTCGAGAAAAGCGGCATGACCTATCACGGTATCAGGAAGTATTACAATTTCGACGTCGCGTTCTACGATCTCAAACGCGAAGAGTTTAAATGAACTACCTTGCCGCTTTCCAGAGCAGCGTGAGTGCCGCGAGGGCGGCGCGGCGCTGAATGAATTCGCGGTCGCCCGGCAGCATCAAGCGCCGGACGTCGACCGCGGCCTCCGGCCCCGCTAACGCGACGTACACCAGGCCTATCGGTTTCTCTTCGCTGCCGCCGCTGGGTCCGGCGACGCCGGTGATGCCGAGGGCGAGCGTCGAGCGGAATGCGGCTTGCGCTCCCACAGCCATCGCGCTCGCGACCTCTTCGCTCACCGCCCCATGAGCTTCGAGCAGATCGGGCGCGACGTCGAGCATCGCGATCTTCGAATCCTCGTCGTAGGCCACGACGCAGCCGCGAAAATAATCGGAAGCGCCGGCGACCGACGTCAACATCGCCGCGACCAACCCGCCGGTGCACGACTCCGCCGTTGCGACGGACCAGTTCCGGCGGCGCAGACACTCGCCCGCAACCTCCTCGATCGAGCCGCGGTCGACTGCGAAGATGCAGTCACCGAGCCGCTGGCGCAACTGCGGCTCGAGCGCATCGAGCATCGCGATCGCCGCCTCGCGCGTCCGCGCCTTAGCTGTGACTTTGACGTCTACCGCGCCGGCGTGGGCGAGCACCGCGATGCT
It encodes the following:
- a CDS encoding S8 family serine peptidase, which codes for MKLRNLAPRLKALSIIAALALAACSGGGGGTGGGGGPTPTPTPAGIAGCNSGASSITAGVPDTPFVRPVNRGQQQPSMPLARVSVKYSGTGQEPAVTAALGRIGGKQSAPVNPQGWAVIDLPQGRDAASAAAALRGTPGIVDAAPVVPRYLQTTIPNDPGFGTASQMLTGPQTTHVQQDMWITNMPAAWDITTGSSSVIIAMIDTGYDANNADLCAKVVNSAVFDLGTGVQDLLATAQDNDGHGTNVSSIAAGSTNNALRWAGVGWNVSLMEIRIFPHPTSGTPNPTASSADSAAAINYAVAHGAKVISMSYGSASSDPTESAAAAAAITAGVILVGASGNGSANIVDFPAAYTGVIAVGASAIDDTTTPSSPTEYVASYSNFGSRLDVVAPGGDPTLAQQSCGVSPACDYLQWVINNYSTTAFSGTGFHSAFFAGTSQATPHVAGLAALMASKTPGISPNTARITIRTWAHNIGDAHQGQGRIDALATLNHT
- a CDS encoding GAF domain-containing sensor histidine kinase → MAVSRRTDDLSILNAIAEELNRTVDVDEALDRTLALVTKLLRLSTGWIWLLDPETAHFYKAAAHNLPPYLQDPVRMAGSWCTCTEEFGEGHLAAKNIDVIECSRLKPAVEKNLTDLTQGLRFHASIPLYFQDKPLGIMNLTGPKWRRLTKDELRLLSMIGYQIGITVERARLAEESARLARAEERTRIAREIHDTLAQGLTAIALQIEAALQRIDGSAVEARARLERALDVARENLEDARRSVLALRSSPPRGPLGEALTALARGFTSETGVRVRVRRSAGDLALPPSFEDELFRIAQESLANVRKHAGATEVVMTLHARARAVRLTVADNGRGFRMSKTSGAGESGQGILGMRERARLLGGDLRISSIPGRGTTVTASAKVPAVGARS
- a CDS encoding response regulator transcription factor — translated: MITIVLVDDHPVVREGLSAVLEQEADFRVVGAVSSGEELLRVLERQQPDVILLDLELPGMSGVEALGRLGRSSAARVIVFTAYGTDDKIIPAIRAGAKGYLLKGAPAQEIVKAVRAVHEGGTHLAPHVAARLMAEITQPKSAGALSPREVEVIRLVSDGRSNKQIASELGITERTVKYHVSSVMSKLGADNRAQAVALASQRGLL
- a CDS encoding SDR family oxidoreductase; protein product: MDIRNRVVLVTGASRGLGFETARLLARRGAPLAIVARDPVQLEVAANQLRTSTEVLAIAADVSERAEDIVEQTLRRFGRLDIVINNASELGPSPMPKLEDLDWADFARIMRVNVIAPLHLIQLALPALRAAGTGVIVNITSDAGVNAYPGWGGYGSSKAALEHVSRVLAAEIEGSGIRVYVVDPGDMNTKMHEDAEPGVDLSHLPNPSLVAPALLEIIERETAPFGRFEAQKLVVAP
- a CDS encoding S-adenosylmethionine:tRNA ribosyltransferase-isomerase; amino-acid sequence: MIDVNNGLAFEFTLPPELEASEPPEARGIARDQVRMLVSRLDRGEIVHGRFPQLPLFLRAGDLLVVNESATIPAALSARSSDGATFALHVSTKLPGGLWVVEPRETSVQPGEAFALLGGGLAQLLAPHQDSRRLWIARLEFPGAKAPALHDPYEYFAQWGKPIKYKYVRGEWPIDAYQTMFAATPGSAEMPSAARPFTPEIVRAVRERGVEIAPILLHTGVASPERDEVPGEEYFSVSAETAQAVRRAKADGGRVVAVGTTVVRALESALDGSGRSIAAQGWTDLVITAQRGLRVVDGLLTGFHEPRSTHLAMLEAVAGADTIARAYRAALEARYLWHEFGDVHLLI
- a CDS encoding GNAT family N-acetyltransferase, giving the protein MILETKRLLLRPFTADDFEAYYEQIYGDAEVNRFLPTGTAVPRDQAHERFFTRFLGPIPEPEGLWAVIDRDAQRLIGHAGIKALPESEFIEVFYALGKAWWGKGLATEAARACLGYGFNEKELGMIVGIALPANIGSRRVLEKSGMTYHGIRKYYNFDVAFYDLKREEFK